A part of Girardinichthys multiradiatus isolate DD_20200921_A chromosome 12, DD_fGirMul_XY1, whole genome shotgun sequence genomic DNA contains:
- the igsf9b gene encoding protein turtle homolog A isoform X1, with translation MGLERRCLQAVTTAVAICLLSVSQGLASLVHAREGGSAELDCSLTPSSKEATTPNLFPLHVVEWVRLGYNVPVLIKFGVYAPRVHPNYKGRVSLTRGASLLVERLTLEDEGWFECRILLLNSRTDNFQNGTWTFLSITAPPVFIKTPPTFVEVLLGDSLTLSCGAHGNPRPTIVWHKDESPIEKHEKIKVLNGTLSLATVTRNVSGVYKCHVSNSEGNLTHYMQLQVQGPPIILISPEDTTLNMSQDAVLQCQADAYPSNLTYEWLKQGQNVYHIESLKSRVKILVDGTLLIPNLIPEDAGNYTCIPTNGILSPPSASAHLKVKHPARVGRMLRETYLPAGMEGVIFCPVQADPPVLYVNWTKDGNELNLDNFPGWMVNSEGSVFIATANDNAVGMYTCTPYNSYGTMGQSEPTKVILQDPPSFRIPPLPEYLQEVGRELIIPCEASGDPVPNITWSKIGHSPRSPYIVLSNGSLLLQPLSKDHHGGWECLATNRVATVSAGTVVFALGTSPHAVSSVTVTTEMNQANVSWVPGFDGGFTQKFTVWVKQTSRGKHEWASLPVPTSKNYLLVTGLLAGTGYQFSVLPQNKLGSGSFSEIVSVRTKAVPTELPKAATGLPALEPPMLLSANRTGRGILLQWQPPEAPLSPLTGFVLQARRDRGQWVITVSNIHANQSELLVQGLLRDSVYDLRLMSRSNKVLSEPSESVSVSTAGMEIYPLSPSFLEVIHEPLMAGVIGGACFLFLAIILSLVTACYMSNRRQRKRRKKRQDLPAALQKSPSHETQSPSRSPDSVLKFKLCPPLPFFPNSTSSQCDRSSFDKGSRGEYHDQRKQLLSNSSPPPHYTLFESHLGSQAPSPTALESISRGPDGRFIVQPLPEGSSPSNKNSIKKHVLQSNGSVSGLGSNRTSIRDSPKSSILSSEKDERKESPLTVDVPELSRPPASPGRVRAMARNFSRHGCFYSDDEQGSETLLERVSFYSDNSERKPTDSLRRYRMLGNTEDLFSSLGRRTRLLDRDRPHDRGYQPMESHLSDNSTLVSQLESELKRDSVNKCVQLAKEREEIERELKNFTTDQRHHSRVREEPSPSSKTEDPQRDEPESVEEPVWKPQEVTIRQKYGPSDMTSRVSDYRRACYFGNTSSPLNRLPTSHIQWDISPVTSVTSLIPVKTPREAMSPVPSRQTTEDSLALDSLKSSVTQNTSLPMLSPDATPDKAKSLSPPKKQEACTKFDTEQILAEETQDVGVVSRSRSLLAFQLRDLAITDRPEGSASVQYNQTERTADADYTTTRDPSPCSSSILHYDHHKVGAKSKDRETQGRNDQRASGFYSELEREGVRTRSRRSDKCLLPDSPSPISTLTLFEEVGSDQSQFLVPEMSDSLKAKSTTLSPKMSPNQTSAILEYLSLPGFIEMSVDEPVEEVQVTNTTKQSAEQKPEEESVVAKPDVVPRNWEVRVQENKETVSCQKQCDSLGASDSSFDASKKQGNRRSPHVETRVRFPDDPRPSSSGPEKTSRELYDEKTRIRGGNICAGRPESRLGSRSAHTLFSAAKSMADIVSKHSQRCVNSDDFLSEQPQIQASQGSRTNKIVSRITQAPVPFLKKSLSLGPCRTLSGVTQPRPYLKKSISLGSQRWEHFESPRTYISEKCYWDELPNPDERVKSYSLGRMPSTLPTLGPCWREYIPFRRPSMGSLERPHLAQRSFASPSYLTPMYPPRQTLMSPMLEPSDPRRQAAIFPESSRWSPSYQDTLRPIQHQYVPTLTSNPLPYDQHWPDSRGESLRHFDTRIGPPRSYLPRGISWPSPYYSAFPPREGESYRHPDRMMGRGGDAEIRGRASYASQSSGRGSAGLFRQSLSITPTLLSSPETTEEHERHRAEMELAERRVKRRNTSVDESYEWDSTDACLDSEVLEATKSDQSQAGFQRGRREMGSDQTGGLRDQRQKGPPPPVYPPRSLSEARFNALRLEYQEYRRAQGSTCAREPCFHPGHDSDSDSSSALL, from the exons CTCCACCTGTGTTCATTAAGACGCCACCAACTTTTGTGGAGGTTCTCCTCGGAGACTCGTTGACTCTTAGCTGCGGCGCCCACGGCAACCCTCGACCAACGATTGTCTGGCATAAAGATGAGAGTCCAAttgagaaacatgaaaaaataaaa GTCCTGAATGGTACCCTCTCTCTGGCCACTGTCACAAGAAATGTTTCAGGAGTGTATAAATGCCACGTGTCTAACTCAGAGGGGAACCTGACCCACTATATGCAGCTGCAGGTTCAGG GTCCTCCGATCATCCTCATCTCCCCTGAGGACACAACTCTCAATATGTCTCAGGATGCTGTTCTGCAGTGTCAGGCAGATGCTTACCCTTCAAACCTTACCTACGAGTGGCTGAAACAAGGACAGAACGTTTACCACATCGA GTCCCTTAAATCCAGAGTGAAGATTTTGGTGGATGGAACTCTTCTGATCCCTAATCTCATTCCAGAAGATGCTGGCAACTACACCTGTATTCCAACTAATGGAATACTGTCTCCACCCTCAGCTTCTGCCCATCTGAAAGTGAAAC aTCCTGCACGTGTAGGACGAATGCTGCGTGAAACCTATCTGCCAGCAGGAATGGAGGGGGTCATTTTCTGCCCTGTTCAGGCCGACCCGCCTGTTCTGTATGTAAACTGGACCAAAGACGGGAATGAGCTGAATCTTGACAAC TTTCCAGGTTGGATGGTGAACTCAGAGGGCTCGGTGTTTATAGCAACAGCCAATGACAATGCTGTAGGCATGTACACCTGTACTCCTTATAACAGCTATGGCACAATGGGCCAGTCTGAGCCCACCAAAGTAATTTTACAG GATCCACCATCATTTCGAATCCCCCCTCTGCCAGAGTATCTCCAGGAGGTCGGCCGAGAGTTGATCATCCCCTGTGAAGCCAGTGGAGATCCTGTCCCAAACATAACCTGGAGCAAG ATTGGCCATAGTCCTCGTTCGCCGTACATTGTGTTGTCTAATGGATCCCTCTTGCTGCAGCCCCTGAGCAAAGATCACCATGGGGGCTGGGAGTGTTTGGCCACCAATCGTGTAGCCACTGTCAGTGCAGGCACTGTTGTCTTTGCACTGG GCACCAGTCCTCATGCTGTATCCTCAGTGACAGTTACCACAGAGATGAACCAGGCCAATGTGTCCTGGGTCCCAGGATTTGATGGTGGATTTACCCAAAAATTTACTGTGTG ggtgAAGCAAACATCCAGGGGGAAACATGAATGGGCATCTTTGCCTGTGCCAACATCCAAAAACTACCTGCTTGTGACGGGTTTACTCGCAGGCACTGGCTATCAGTTCAGTGTCCTACCTCAGAATAAACTCGGCTCAGGATCTTTTAGTGAAATTGTATCTGTACGGACTAAAG CTGTGCCAACAGAGCTACCTAAAGCTGCCACAGGTCTCCCAGCCTTGGAACCTCCCATGCTGCTGTCGGCCAACCGGACCGGAAGAGGCATTCTCCTGCAGTGGCAGCCTCCTGAGGCTCCACTCTCTCCACTGACAGGTTTTGTGCTGCAGGCCCGCAGAGATCGGGGCCAGTGGGTCATCACTGTAAGCAACATCCATGCCAATCAGAGCGAATTACTTGTGCAAGGACTGCTAAGG GACTCGGTGTATGATTTGAGGTTGATGTCACGCAGCAACAAAGTGCTCAGTGAACCGAGTGAGTCTGTGAGTGTATCCACAGCAG GAATGGAGATTTACCCCCTCAGCCCTAGTTTCTTGGAAGTCATCCATGAACCGTTGATGGCTGGTGTGATAGGGGGAGCATGCTTTCTGTTTCTGGCCATCATCCTCTCGTTGGTGACAGCTTGCTATATGAGCAACAGGAGACAGCGGAAACGCAGAAAGAAAAGACAAg acCTGCCAGCTGCTCTTCAGAAGAGCCCATCTCACGA AACACAGTCACCATCACGCAGCCCAGACAGTGTCCTCAAGTTTAAACTTTGTCCACCTCTTCCCTTCTTTCCCAACTCCACATCATCACAATGTGATCGCTCCTCGTTTGACAAAGGCAGCCGTGGGGAATACCACGATCAGAGGAAACAGCTTTTGTCCAACTCGTCTCCTCCACCTCATTACACGCTCTTTGAGAGTCACCTGGGTTCTCAAGCGCCTTCACCGACTGCTCTGGAGTCAATTTCCCGAGGCCCAGACGGGCGCTTCATTGTTCAGCCACTGCCGGAGGGTTCAAGTCCTTCCAATAAAAACAGTATAAAGAAGCATGTCCTGCAAAGTAATGGGAGCGTAAGCGGGTTGGGGAGCAACAGGACGTCAATCAGGGACTCTCCAAAGTCAAGCATTTTGAGCTCAGAGAAGGATGAGAGGAAGGAATCTCCTCTGACGGTGGACGTTCCAGAGTTAAGCAGACCTCCTGCATCCCCTGGTAGAGTACGAGCCATGGCAAGAAACTTCTCCCGTCACGGCTGCTTCTACTCCGATGATGAACAAGGCTCCGAGACTCTTCTGGAAAGAGTCAGCTTTTACTCCGATAACAGTGAGAGAAAGCCCACTGATTCCCTACGGAGGTACCGCATGCTGGGCAACACTGAAGACCTGTTCTCCAGTTTGGGGAGGAGAACAAGACTGCTTGATAGAGACAGACCCCATGATAGAGGTTACCAACCCATGGAGAGCCACCTGAGTGACAACAGCACCCTGGTCTCCCAGCTTGAGAGCGAGCTGAAGAGGGATAGTGTTAATAAGTGTGTCCAATTGGCAAAGGAGAGGGAAGAAATTGAGAGGGAGTTGAAGAATTTCACAACTGATCAAAGACATCACAGTCGAGTGAGGGAAGAGCCTTCTCCATCCAGTAAAACAGAAGATCCTCAACGGGATGAGCCCGAATCAGTGGAAGAACCTGTGTGGAAACCTCAAGAAGTTACAATCAGACAGAAGTACGGGCCCTCAGATATGACAAGTCGGGTTTCTGACTATAGGAGAGCGTGCTACTTTGGAAACACTAGCAGCCCGCTGAACAGGCTCCCCACATCTCATATTCAATGGGACATTAGCCCTGTTACATCTGTCACCAGCCTCATTCCTGTTAAGACTCCTCGTGAGGCCATGTCCCCCGTGCCATCTAGACAAACCACAGAGGACTCTCTTGCTTTAGATTCATTGAAATCGTCGGTCACCCAGAATACCTCCCTGCCCATGCTCTCCCCTGATGCCACACCAGATAAAGCTAAGTCATTGAGTCCCCCGAAAAAGCAAGAGGCATGCACTAAGTTTGACACCGAGCAGATCTTAGCGGAAGAGACACAGGACGTAGGTGTTGTTTCTAGATCAAGGAGCCTATTAGCTTTTCAGCTGCGGGATTTAGCCATCACAGATAGACCTGAAGGTTCAGCTTCTGTACAGTATAACCAGACTGAGAGAACAGCAGATGCAGATTACACAACCACAAGGGATCCCAGTCCCTGTAGTTCTTCAATCTTACACTACGATCATCATAAAGTAGGAGCCAAGTCCAAAGACAGAGAAACTCAGGGCCGCAATGACCAGCGAGCTTCAGGGTTTTACTCGGAGTTGGAGAGGGAAGGTGTCCGAACACGCTCCAGGAGGAGTGACAAATGTCTCCTCCCTGACAGTCCTAGCCCGATCTCAACCTTAACTCTTTTCGAAGAAGTCGGGAGTGACCAGTCTCAGTTTTTAGTTCCCGAAATGTCCGACTCCCTTAAAGCCAAGTCCACAACGCTGTCCCCCAAAatgtccccaaaccagacaagTGCAATCCTTGAATACCTGAGCCTTCCAGGTTTCATTGaaatgagtgtggatgagcctGTGGAAGAGGTTCAGGTGACCAACACTACCAAACAAAGCGCAGAACAAAAACCTGAAGAAGAATCTGTTGTTGCAAAACCTGATGTAGTTCCTAGAAACTGGGAGGTTCGTGTTcaggaaaacaaagaaactgtGTCATGTCAGAAACAATGTGATTCTCTGGGTGCATCAGATTCCAGCTTTGATGCTTCTAAAAAACAAGGGAATAGGAGATCCCCTCATGTTGAAACCAGAGTAAGATTCCCTGATGACCCAAGGCCGTCCTCATCGGGCCCAGAAAAAACAAGCAGGGAGCTCTATGATGAGAAAACAAGGATTCGAGGAGGGAATATCTGCGCCGGCAGGCCTGAATCCAGACTTGGGTCCAGGTCCGCTCACACCTTATTCAGTGCAGCTAAAAGCATGGCAGACATTGTGTCAAAGCATTCTCAGAGATGTGTGAACAGTGATGACTTTTTATCAGAGCAGCCCCAAATACAAGCTTCTCAGGGAAGCAGGACAAATAAAATAGTGTCGCGAATAACTCAAGCCCCTGTGCCATTTCTAAAGAAATCCTTAAGCCTTGGTCCCTGTAGGACTCTCTCAGGTGTGACTCAACCTCGCCCTTACCTTAAGAAATCCATCAGCTTAGGCTCTCAGAGGTGGGAGCACTTTGAAAGCCCGAGAACATATATTTCTGAGAAATGTTACTGGGATGAGCTCCCAAACCCAGATGAGAGGGTAAAGTCCTACAGTTTGGGCCGCATGCCCTCTACCCTCCCTACATTGGGCCCCTGCTGGAGAGAATACATCCCATTTCGACGTCCCAGCATGGGGAGCTTAGAGAGGCCCCACCTCGCACAAAGATCTTTCGCTAGTCCTTCCTACCTCACTCCTATGTACCCACCTAGACAAACCTTAATGTCTCCAATGCTTGAGCCCTCAGATCCTCGACGCCAAGCTGCCATTTTCCCTGAATCCTCTAGGTGGTCCCCCTCTTATCAAGACACACTGAGGCCTATCCAGCATCAGTATGTCCCTACGCTGACCTCTAATCCTCTACCATACGACCAGCACTGGCCAGATTCCAGAGGAGAAAGCTTGAGACATTTTGACACCAGAATAGGCCCTCCAAGATCCTACTTGCCCAGGGGCATCAGCTGGCCTTCTCCTTATTACTCTGCCTTCCCCCCCAGGGAGGGAGAAAGCTACAGACATCCAGACAGGATGATGGGGAGGGGCGGGGATGCTGAGATCAGGGGGAGGGCCAGTTATGCCAGTCAGAGCAGTGGTAGAGGCAGTGCTGGTCTCTTCAGACAGTCCCTGTCCATCACTCCCACCCTCCTCAGCTCACCAGAAACCACAGAGGAACATGAACGCCACAGAGCTGAGATGGAGCTGGCTGAGAGGAGGGTGAAAAG AAGGAACACATCAGTAGATGAAAGTTATGAGTGGGACTCTACTGATGCATGTTTGGACTCCGAGGTCCTGGAGGCCACGAAGTCTGACCAGTCTCAAGCTGGTTTTCAGAGAGGCAGGAGGGAAATGGGATCTGATCAAACTGGTGGCCTCCGGGATCAGCGACAGAAAG GCCCACCTCCCCCTGTCTACCCTCCTCGCTCGCTAAGTGAGGCACGCTTCAACGCTCTCCGCCTGGAGTACCAAGAGTACAGGCGGGCTCAGGGGTCCACCTGTGCCCGAGAGCCATGCTTCCACCCTGGCCACGATTCGGACTCTGACTCCAGCTCAGCGCTGCTCTAG
- the igsf9b gene encoding uncharacterized protein igsf9b isoform X3, which translates to MGLERRCLQAVTTAVAICLLSVSQGLASLVHAREGGSAELDCSLTPSSKEATTPNLFPLHVVEWVRLGYNVPVLIKFGVYAPRVHPNYKGRVSLTRGASLLVERLTLEDEGWFECRILLLNSRTDNFQNGTWTFLSITAPPVFIKTPPTFVEVLLGDSLTLSCGAHGNPRPTIVWHKDESPIEKHEKIKVLNGTLSLATVTRNVSGVYKCHVSNSEGNLTHYMQLQVQGPPIILISPEDTTLNMSQDAVLQCQADAYPSNLTYEWLKQGQNVYHIESLKSRVKILVDGTLLIPNLIPEDAGNYTCIPTNGILSPPSASAHLKVKHPARVGRMLRETYLPAGMEGVIFCPVQADPPVLYVNWTKDGNELNLDNFPGWMVNSEGSVFIATANDNAVGMYTCTPYNSYGTMGQSEPTKVILQDPPSFRIPPLPEYLQEVGRELIIPCEASGDPVPNITWSKIGHSPRSPYIVLSNGSLLLQPLSKDHHGGWECLATNRVATVSAGTVVFALGTSPHAVSSVTVTTEMNQANVSWVPGFDGGFTQKFTVWVKQTSRGKHEWASLPVPTSKNYLLVTGLLAGTGYQFSVLPQNKLGSGSFSEIVSVRTKAVPTELPKAATGLPALEPPMLLSANRTGRGILLQWQPPEAPLSPLTGFVLQARRDRGQWVITVSNIHANQSELLVQGLLRDSVYDLRLMSRSNKVLSEPSESVSVSTAGMEIYPLSPSFLEVIHEPLMAGVIGGACFLFLAIILSLVTACYMSNRRQRKRRKKRQDLPAALQKSPSHETQSPSRSPDSVLKFKLCPPLPFFPNSTSSQCDRSSFDKGSRGEYHDQRKQLLSNSSPPPHYTLFESHLGSQAPSPTALESISRGPDGRFIVQPLPEGSSPSNKNSIKKHVLQSNGSVSGLGSNRTSIRDSPKSSILSSEKDERKESPLTVDVPELSRPPASPGRVRAMARNFSRHGCFYSDDEQGSETLLERVSFYSDNSERKPTDSLRRYRMLGNTEDLFSSLGRRTRLLDRDRPHDRGYQPMESHLSDNSTLVSQLESELKRDSVNKCVQLAKEREEIERELKNFTTDQRHHSRVREEPSPSSKTEDPQRDEPESVEEPVWKPQEVTIRQKYGPSDMTSRVSDYRRACYFGNTSSPLNRLPTSHIQWDISPVTSVTSLIPVKTPREAMSPVPSRQTTEDSLALDSLKSSVTQNTSLPMLSPDATPDKAKSLSPPKKQEACTKFDTEQILAEETQDVGVVSRSRSLLAFQLRDLAITDRPEGSASVQYNQTERTADADYTTTRDPSPCSSSILHYDHHKVGAKSKDRETQGRNDQRASGFYSELEREGVRTRSRRSDKCLLPDSPSPISTLTLFEEVGSDQSQFLVPEMSDSLKAKSTTLSPKMSPNQTSAILEYLSLPGFIEMSVDEPVEEVQVTNTTKQSAEQKPEEESVVAKPDVVPRNWEVRVQENKETVSCQKQCDSLGASDSSFDASKKQGNRRSPHVETRVRFPDDPRPSSSGPEKTSRELYDEKTRIRGGNICAGRPESRLGSRSAHTLFSAAKSMADIVSKHSQRCVNSDDFLSEQPQIQASQGSRTNKIVSRITQAPVPFLKKSLSLGPCRTLSGVTQPRPYLKKSISLGSQRWEHFESPRTYISEKCYWDELPNPDERVKSYSLGRMPSTLPTLGPCWREYIPFRRPSMGSLERPHLAQRSFASPSYLTPMYPPRQTLMSPMLEPSDPRRQAAIFPESSRWSPSYQDTLRPIQHQYVPTLTSNPLPYDQHWPDSRGESLRHFDTRIGPPRSYLPRGISWPSPYYSAFPPREGESYRHPDRMMGRGGDAEIRGRASYASQSSGRGSAGLFRQSLSITPTLLSSPETTEEHERHRAEMELAERRVKRRNTSVDESYEWDSTDACLDSEVLEATKSDQSQAGFQRGRREMGSDQTGGLRDQRQKVL; encoded by the exons CTCCACCTGTGTTCATTAAGACGCCACCAACTTTTGTGGAGGTTCTCCTCGGAGACTCGTTGACTCTTAGCTGCGGCGCCCACGGCAACCCTCGACCAACGATTGTCTGGCATAAAGATGAGAGTCCAAttgagaaacatgaaaaaataaaa GTCCTGAATGGTACCCTCTCTCTGGCCACTGTCACAAGAAATGTTTCAGGAGTGTATAAATGCCACGTGTCTAACTCAGAGGGGAACCTGACCCACTATATGCAGCTGCAGGTTCAGG GTCCTCCGATCATCCTCATCTCCCCTGAGGACACAACTCTCAATATGTCTCAGGATGCTGTTCTGCAGTGTCAGGCAGATGCTTACCCTTCAAACCTTACCTACGAGTGGCTGAAACAAGGACAGAACGTTTACCACATCGA GTCCCTTAAATCCAGAGTGAAGATTTTGGTGGATGGAACTCTTCTGATCCCTAATCTCATTCCAGAAGATGCTGGCAACTACACCTGTATTCCAACTAATGGAATACTGTCTCCACCCTCAGCTTCTGCCCATCTGAAAGTGAAAC aTCCTGCACGTGTAGGACGAATGCTGCGTGAAACCTATCTGCCAGCAGGAATGGAGGGGGTCATTTTCTGCCCTGTTCAGGCCGACCCGCCTGTTCTGTATGTAAACTGGACCAAAGACGGGAATGAGCTGAATCTTGACAAC TTTCCAGGTTGGATGGTGAACTCAGAGGGCTCGGTGTTTATAGCAACAGCCAATGACAATGCTGTAGGCATGTACACCTGTACTCCTTATAACAGCTATGGCACAATGGGCCAGTCTGAGCCCACCAAAGTAATTTTACAG GATCCACCATCATTTCGAATCCCCCCTCTGCCAGAGTATCTCCAGGAGGTCGGCCGAGAGTTGATCATCCCCTGTGAAGCCAGTGGAGATCCTGTCCCAAACATAACCTGGAGCAAG ATTGGCCATAGTCCTCGTTCGCCGTACATTGTGTTGTCTAATGGATCCCTCTTGCTGCAGCCCCTGAGCAAAGATCACCATGGGGGCTGGGAGTGTTTGGCCACCAATCGTGTAGCCACTGTCAGTGCAGGCACTGTTGTCTTTGCACTGG GCACCAGTCCTCATGCTGTATCCTCAGTGACAGTTACCACAGAGATGAACCAGGCCAATGTGTCCTGGGTCCCAGGATTTGATGGTGGATTTACCCAAAAATTTACTGTGTG ggtgAAGCAAACATCCAGGGGGAAACATGAATGGGCATCTTTGCCTGTGCCAACATCCAAAAACTACCTGCTTGTGACGGGTTTACTCGCAGGCACTGGCTATCAGTTCAGTGTCCTACCTCAGAATAAACTCGGCTCAGGATCTTTTAGTGAAATTGTATCTGTACGGACTAAAG CTGTGCCAACAGAGCTACCTAAAGCTGCCACAGGTCTCCCAGCCTTGGAACCTCCCATGCTGCTGTCGGCCAACCGGACCGGAAGAGGCATTCTCCTGCAGTGGCAGCCTCCTGAGGCTCCACTCTCTCCACTGACAGGTTTTGTGCTGCAGGCCCGCAGAGATCGGGGCCAGTGGGTCATCACTGTAAGCAACATCCATGCCAATCAGAGCGAATTACTTGTGCAAGGACTGCTAAGG GACTCGGTGTATGATTTGAGGTTGATGTCACGCAGCAACAAAGTGCTCAGTGAACCGAGTGAGTCTGTGAGTGTATCCACAGCAG GAATGGAGATTTACCCCCTCAGCCCTAGTTTCTTGGAAGTCATCCATGAACCGTTGATGGCTGGTGTGATAGGGGGAGCATGCTTTCTGTTTCTGGCCATCATCCTCTCGTTGGTGACAGCTTGCTATATGAGCAACAGGAGACAGCGGAAACGCAGAAAGAAAAGACAAg acCTGCCAGCTGCTCTTCAGAAGAGCCCATCTCACGA AACACAGTCACCATCACGCAGCCCAGACAGTGTCCTCAAGTTTAAACTTTGTCCACCTCTTCCCTTCTTTCCCAACTCCACATCATCACAATGTGATCGCTCCTCGTTTGACAAAGGCAGCCGTGGGGAATACCACGATCAGAGGAAACAGCTTTTGTCCAACTCGTCTCCTCCACCTCATTACACGCTCTTTGAGAGTCACCTGGGTTCTCAAGCGCCTTCACCGACTGCTCTGGAGTCAATTTCCCGAGGCCCAGACGGGCGCTTCATTGTTCAGCCACTGCCGGAGGGTTCAAGTCCTTCCAATAAAAACAGTATAAAGAAGCATGTCCTGCAAAGTAATGGGAGCGTAAGCGGGTTGGGGAGCAACAGGACGTCAATCAGGGACTCTCCAAAGTCAAGCATTTTGAGCTCAGAGAAGGATGAGAGGAAGGAATCTCCTCTGACGGTGGACGTTCCAGAGTTAAGCAGACCTCCTGCATCCCCTGGTAGAGTACGAGCCATGGCAAGAAACTTCTCCCGTCACGGCTGCTTCTACTCCGATGATGAACAAGGCTCCGAGACTCTTCTGGAAAGAGTCAGCTTTTACTCCGATAACAGTGAGAGAAAGCCCACTGATTCCCTACGGAGGTACCGCATGCTGGGCAACACTGAAGACCTGTTCTCCAGTTTGGGGAGGAGAACAAGACTGCTTGATAGAGACAGACCCCATGATAGAGGTTACCAACCCATGGAGAGCCACCTGAGTGACAACAGCACCCTGGTCTCCCAGCTTGAGAGCGAGCTGAAGAGGGATAGTGTTAATAAGTGTGTCCAATTGGCAAAGGAGAGGGAAGAAATTGAGAGGGAGTTGAAGAATTTCACAACTGATCAAAGACATCACAGTCGAGTGAGGGAAGAGCCTTCTCCATCCAGTAAAACAGAAGATCCTCAACGGGATGAGCCCGAATCAGTGGAAGAACCTGTGTGGAAACCTCAAGAAGTTACAATCAGACAGAAGTACGGGCCCTCAGATATGACAAGTCGGGTTTCTGACTATAGGAGAGCGTGCTACTTTGGAAACACTAGCAGCCCGCTGAACAGGCTCCCCACATCTCATATTCAATGGGACATTAGCCCTGTTACATCTGTCACCAGCCTCATTCCTGTTAAGACTCCTCGTGAGGCCATGTCCCCCGTGCCATCTAGACAAACCACAGAGGACTCTCTTGCTTTAGATTCATTGAAATCGTCGGTCACCCAGAATACCTCCCTGCCCATGCTCTCCCCTGATGCCACACCAGATAAAGCTAAGTCATTGAGTCCCCCGAAAAAGCAAGAGGCATGCACTAAGTTTGACACCGAGCAGATCTTAGCGGAAGAGACACAGGACGTAGGTGTTGTTTCTAGATCAAGGAGCCTATTAGCTTTTCAGCTGCGGGATTTAGCCATCACAGATAGACCTGAAGGTTCAGCTTCTGTACAGTATAACCAGACTGAGAGAACAGCAGATGCAGATTACACAACCACAAGGGATCCCAGTCCCTGTAGTTCTTCAATCTTACACTACGATCATCATAAAGTAGGAGCCAAGTCCAAAGACAGAGAAACTCAGGGCCGCAATGACCAGCGAGCTTCAGGGTTTTACTCGGAGTTGGAGAGGGAAGGTGTCCGAACACGCTCCAGGAGGAGTGACAAATGTCTCCTCCCTGACAGTCCTAGCCCGATCTCAACCTTAACTCTTTTCGAAGAAGTCGGGAGTGACCAGTCTCAGTTTTTAGTTCCCGAAATGTCCGACTCCCTTAAAGCCAAGTCCACAACGCTGTCCCCCAAAatgtccccaaaccagacaagTGCAATCCTTGAATACCTGAGCCTTCCAGGTTTCATTGaaatgagtgtggatgagcctGTGGAAGAGGTTCAGGTGACCAACACTACCAAACAAAGCGCAGAACAAAAACCTGAAGAAGAATCTGTTGTTGCAAAACCTGATGTAGTTCCTAGAAACTGGGAGGTTCGTGTTcaggaaaacaaagaaactgtGTCATGTCAGAAACAATGTGATTCTCTGGGTGCATCAGATTCCAGCTTTGATGCTTCTAAAAAACAAGGGAATAGGAGATCCCCTCATGTTGAAACCAGAGTAAGATTCCCTGATGACCCAAGGCCGTCCTCATCGGGCCCAGAAAAAACAAGCAGGGAGCTCTATGATGAGAAAACAAGGATTCGAGGAGGGAATATCTGCGCCGGCAGGCCTGAATCCAGACTTGGGTCCAGGTCCGCTCACACCTTATTCAGTGCAGCTAAAAGCATGGCAGACATTGTGTCAAAGCATTCTCAGAGATGTGTGAACAGTGATGACTTTTTATCAGAGCAGCCCCAAATACAAGCTTCTCAGGGAAGCAGGACAAATAAAATAGTGTCGCGAATAACTCAAGCCCCTGTGCCATTTCTAAAGAAATCCTTAAGCCTTGGTCCCTGTAGGACTCTCTCAGGTGTGACTCAACCTCGCCCTTACCTTAAGAAATCCATCAGCTTAGGCTCTCAGAGGTGGGAGCACTTTGAAAGCCCGAGAACATATATTTCTGAGAAATGTTACTGGGATGAGCTCCCAAACCCAGATGAGAGGGTAAAGTCCTACAGTTTGGGCCGCATGCCCTCTACCCTCCCTACATTGGGCCCCTGCTGGAGAGAATACATCCCATTTCGACGTCCCAGCATGGGGAGCTTAGAGAGGCCCCACCTCGCACAAAGATCTTTCGCTAGTCCTTCCTACCTCACTCCTATGTACCCACCTAGACAAACCTTAATGTCTCCAATGCTTGAGCCCTCAGATCCTCGACGCCAAGCTGCCATTTTCCCTGAATCCTCTAGGTGGTCCCCCTCTTATCAAGACACACTGAGGCCTATCCAGCATCAGTATGTCCCTACGCTGACCTCTAATCCTCTACCATACGACCAGCACTGGCCAGATTCCAGAGGAGAAAGCTTGAGACATTTTGACACCAGAATAGGCCCTCCAAGATCCTACTTGCCCAGGGGCATCAGCTGGCCTTCTCCTTATTACTCTGCCTTCCCCCCCAGGGAGGGAGAAAGCTACAGACATCCAGACAGGATGATGGGGAGGGGCGGGGATGCTGAGATCAGGGGGAGGGCCAGTTATGCCAGTCAGAGCAGTGGTAGAGGCAGTGCTGGTCTCTTCAGACAGTCCCTGTCCATCACTCCCACCCTCCTCAGCTCACCAGAAACCACAGAGGAACATGAACGCCACAGAGCTGAGATGGAGCTGGCTGAGAGGAGGGTGAAAAG AAGGAACACATCAGTAGATGAAAGTTATGAGTGGGACTCTACTGATGCATGTTTGGACTCCGAGGTCCTGGAGGCCACGAAGTCTGACCAGTCTCAAGCTGGTTTTCAGAGAGGCAGGAGGGAAATGGGATCTGATCAAACTGGTGGCCTCCGGGATCAGCGACAGAAAG TGCTATGA